The Miscanthus floridulus cultivar M001 chromosome 7, ASM1932011v1, whole genome shotgun sequence genome includes a region encoding these proteins:
- the LOC136464808 gene encoding uncharacterized protein produces MAGAQCATGPRAAPPPPLLLVLLLCGFLCAVLLLFAPAARRGDEETEEFPVAFSSSWPAAGRRALPRPAAARSSSWRPRPRPRGRWNYAGQGLQDSKHEVPSGPNPDSNR; encoded by the coding sequence ATGGCGGGAGCTCAATGCGCCACAGGACCGcgcgccgcgccgccaccgccgctgctcctcgtcctcctcctgtgCGGCTTCCTCTGCGCCGTCCTCCTGCTGTTCGCGCCGGCGGCTCGGCGCGGGGACGAAGAGACGGAGGAGTTCCCCGTCGCGTTCTCGTCTTCGTGGCCCGCCGCCGGGCGCCGCGCCCTCCCGCGGCCGGCCGCGGCGAGGTCGTCGTCGTGGCGCCCCCGGCCCCGGCCGCGCGGGAGATGGAACTACGCGGGGCAGGGGCTCCAGGACAGCAAGCACGAGGTCCCCAGTGGCCCCAACCCGGACTCCAATCGGTAG